A genomic window from Ignavibacteria bacterium includes:
- a CDS encoding glycosyltransferase family 9 protein, whose amino-acid sequence MQEIKKILFLAEGQMGDSIVLTPALKAAKASLPDVEITILLFHRRKYINNTREGNPYIEKSNFEGTAEVFRNNPFVDNVLELDRRAMRALKGFARLKAEWQCVKYLRALKFDAAVSTFPQNRFVLWSFFAGIKRRVGEKNQPFDYLLTDKPPVKRSDSGVLNYFCSLLEPLGITTEDKSTFFQVPAECIQAAAKFFSEHDKGKKIIVVHPGASDKDRQLPPEKLKEVLIKAEKSNKYNIVLAYSEYDEEYVNALKKIYTGSISFVKTKTIGELAGILKYADAALVHNSGPRHLAAAVGVKTIGLLEKYDDIMWKIYENDNFHAIVQARFACNLCSEGKCRGIIPENEVFGAKCMHDISTEEIFSSIETIINNP is encoded by the coding sequence TTGCAGGAGATCAAAAAAATACTGTTTCTGGCTGAAGGCCAGATGGGCGATTCTATTGTTTTAACTCCTGCTCTCAAAGCCGCAAAAGCTTCTTTGCCGGATGTTGAAATTACTATACTCCTTTTTCACAGGCGTAAGTATATTAATAACACCCGTGAAGGAAATCCTTACATCGAAAAAAGCAATTTTGAAGGTACCGCTGAAGTATTCAGGAATAATCCGTTTGTTGATAATGTTCTTGAGCTTGACCGAAGGGCAATGCGCGCCTTAAAAGGATTTGCAAGGCTTAAAGCCGAGTGGCAATGTGTAAAATATCTGCGCGCGTTAAAATTTGATGCAGCTGTCTCAACCTTTCCGCAGAACAGATTTGTACTTTGGTCTTTTTTTGCAGGTATAAAACGCAGGGTAGGTGAAAAAAACCAGCCTTTTGATTATCTGCTCACCGATAAACCTCCCGTAAAAAGAAGTGATTCAGGTGTTCTTAATTATTTTTGCTCTTTGCTGGAACCGCTTGGCATTACTACCGAAGATAAAAGTACATTTTTCCAGGTGCCTGCAGAATGTATTCAGGCTGCCGCGAAATTTTTTTCAGAACATGATAAAGGTAAAAAAATAATTGTAGTACATCCCGGAGCAAGCGATAAGGACAGGCAGCTGCCGCCGGAAAAGCTTAAAGAAGTGCTGATAAAAGCTGAAAAAAGCAATAAGTATAATATTGTTTTAGCTTATAGTGAATATGACGAAGAATATGTAAATGCGCTCAAAAAGATCTATACCGGCAGTATCAGTTTCGTAAAAACAAAAACTATTGGTGAGCTTGCAGGAATATTAAAGTATGCAGATGCTGCTTTAGTTCATAATTCCGGCCCCAGGCATCTTGCAGCTGCTGTTGGCGTTAAAACCATAGGCCTGCTTGAAAAATACGATGATATAATGTGGAAGATCTACGAAAACGATAATTTTCATGCAATAGTTCAAGCACGGTTCGCATGTAATTTATGCAGTGAAGGCAAATGCCGCGGGATAATTCCTGAAAATGAAGTGTTCGGAGCGAAATGTATGCATGATATAAGTACTGAAGAAATTTTTTCCTCAATAGAAACAATCATTAATAATCCGTAA
- a CDS encoding O-antigen ligase family protein, with protein MEARPANLSYIPFYFFMLVVVSVPLAITMFFENPVDLVKMSAFIITGSFFVMFSTAHFAENTLRSGQNTPFSFNSSLDVPVLIFICAAVLSTIFSLNPKISVFGQYQRQISLITFLYLAVIYFLSGGLLSDKKRFTGLFLTVEILAVLVSVYSFIQLAGFDAFGIQQPGLDRPVSTFGNAVFFGGFLTLIFPFSILNISSKKNNILKIIFPAIIVTGIVFSGTRSAYIALAAETALLIGLYLFIKKKNGAAGAEKINEGRYIKNILYLTGGVVLVFLLYILIAPESFLSRRILSFFSSSDNPRLVLWQDSFNLFLKYPVFGTGIAMFSSAFEEFYSNRLRFLERTGYFDNPHNNFLYMLYSMGLIGMLAYISILVQALRRCLENIFKGTDSDKKIIFMAFGAFIAGYSVYGLTNFDDISILLYFFVFLGALKAADSEKSKELIFNRKLIIMIAIPVILVCSYNIYSSINDMKADRFFKLGNQLIKQGKFAEAVYNMNTAIAMNDYYTDYKYALANTVYRQVFSSETMPKETKMNLLNQSARQVEGLRNSHYFINESNALLSLIYYEMERDREALLLEKEVLAKDSVNISYRINLARYYIKKGNLTKADELMNVVMQLRPKSLDAYLTAAYLNFKKGNTEAARMYCEQILASEPGNQFALKLLNDIKSDKKP; from the coding sequence ATGGAAGCCCGTCCTGCAAACCTAAGTTATATTCCTTTTTACTTTTTTATGCTTGTTGTTGTATCTGTGCCTTTGGCAATAACTATGTTTTTTGAAAACCCGGTTGATCTGGTTAAAATGAGCGCTTTTATTATTACCGGTTCATTTTTTGTTATGTTCAGCACCGCGCATTTTGCTGAAAATACTTTAAGAAGTGGGCAAAACACCCCTTTTAGTTTCAATAGTTCGCTGGATGTTCCAGTACTAATATTTATTTGCGCCGCAGTCCTTTCAACAATATTCTCACTTAATCCAAAGATCAGCGTATTTGGCCAATATCAAAGGCAAATCAGTTTAATTACATTTCTGTATCTGGCTGTTATTTATTTTTTATCCGGCGGCCTGTTAAGTGATAAAAAACGTTTTACCGGGTTATTTCTTACTGTTGAAATATTAGCTGTATTGGTTTCGGTGTATTCTTTTATACAGTTAGCCGGTTTTGATGCTTTTGGTATTCAGCAGCCGGGTTTAGATAGGCCTGTTTCTACTTTTGGGAATGCTGTTTTCTTCGGCGGATTTTTAACCCTCATCTTCCCATTTTCAATTCTGAATATTTCCTCTAAAAAAAACAATATCCTGAAAATTATTTTTCCGGCAATTATTGTCACGGGGATAGTTTTCTCAGGTACAAGATCAGCATACATTGCGTTAGCTGCAGAAACAGCATTGCTGATTGGATTGTATCTTTTTATCAAAAAGAAAAACGGTGCAGCAGGTGCAGAAAAAATAAATGAAGGCAGGTATATTAAGAATATACTTTATCTGACCGGTGGTGTAGTGCTGGTTTTTCTGTTGTATATCCTGATTGCACCCGAAAGCTTTTTGTCACGCCGCATATTAAGTTTTTTCAGTTCATCAGATAACCCCAGGCTGGTATTATGGCAGGATTCGTTTAATTTGTTTTTAAAATATCCTGTGTTCGGAACTGGTATTGCGATGTTTTCATCTGCATTTGAAGAATTTTATTCTAACAGGCTCCGCTTCCTTGAAAGAACCGGTTACTTTGATAATCCGCATAACAACTTTTTGTACATGCTGTATTCGATGGGTTTGATCGGCATGCTGGCATATATCAGCATACTAGTTCAGGCATTAAGACGTTGCCTGGAAAATATCTTCAAAGGAACAGATTCTGATAAAAAAATAATTTTTATGGCTTTTGGGGCGTTCATCGCCGGGTACAGTGTGTATGGTTTAACTAATTTTGATGATATTTCCATTCTGCTGTATTTTTTTGTTTTTCTGGGAGCATTAAAAGCTGCAGATAGTGAAAAATCAAAAGAACTGATTTTTAACCGGAAATTAATTATAATGATTGCTATTCCCGTAATATTGGTTTGTTCATACAATATATACAGCAGCATTAATGATATGAAGGCAGACAGGTTCTTTAAGCTTGGCAATCAACTGATAAAACAGGGTAAGTTTGCCGAAGCTGTGTATAACATGAATACAGCCATTGCCATGAATGACTATTACACAGATTATAAATATGCGCTTGCAAATACAGTTTACCGGCAGGTTTTTTCCAGTGAAACAATGCCCAAAGAAACTAAAATGAATCTTCTCAATCAGTCAGCAAGACAGGTTGAAGGGCTTAGAAATTCACATTACTTTATAAATGAATCGAACGCACTACTTTCTTTGATATATTACGAAATGGAAAGAGACCGGGAAGCATTGTTACTTGAAAAAGAAGTACTTGCAAAGGATTCAGTTAATATTTCTTACAGGATAAATCTGGCAAGGTACTACATTAAAAAAGGAAATCTTACTAAAGCCGATGAGCTGATGAATGTAGTAATGCAGCTGCGGCCAAAATCTCTTGATGCATATTTAACCGCGGCCTACCTGAATTTTAAGAAAGGAAATACGGAAGCTGCCCGGATGTACTGCGAACAAATACTAGCGTCAGAACCCGGAAACCAGTTTGCGCTTAAGCTGCTGAATGATATAAAATCAGATAAAAAGCCTTAG
- a CDS encoding mechanosensitive ion channel: MLDKQTIEILTKEVIEYLPKLALALVTLVIGLYLIKLLIKFLNRVMQSRKIDESLRPFFRTLVSIVLKILLIISVMGMIGIEMTSFIALLGAVGLSIGMALSGSLQHFAGGVLLLIYKPFSKGDFIEAQGHKGTVMELRIFNTVINTLDNKVVFIPNGPLSTGPIVNYTLENTRRIDSVFSISYADDIAKAKSIIMNVINSNEKILKDPEVIIGVKELGASSVNIESRVWVKTDDLVELTFFMNEAVKNEFDKNGISIPFPQMDVNLKKQ, from the coding sequence ATGCTGGATAAACAAACTATTGAAATACTTACTAAAGAAGTTATAGAATACCTCCCCAAGCTTGCTCTTGCTTTAGTGACACTTGTTATCGGGCTTTATTTGATAAAGCTGCTTATCAAATTCCTTAACAGGGTCATGCAATCCCGGAAGATAGATGAATCCCTGAGGCCTTTCTTCAGAACGCTGGTTTCTATAGTACTTAAAATTCTGCTCATTATCAGTGTGATGGGTATGATAGGTATCGAAATGACCTCCTTCATTGCGCTGCTTGGCGCGGTTGGACTTTCAATCGGTATGGCGCTTTCAGGCTCACTGCAGCATTTCGCCGGCGGCGTACTGCTGCTTATTTATAAACCGTTCAGCAAAGGTGATTTCATCGAAGCGCAGGGGCACAAAGGAACGGTCATGGAATTAAGGATTTTTAATACCGTAATAAATACACTTGATAACAAAGTGGTTTTTATTCCAAACGGGCCGCTTTCAACCGGACCCATAGTGAATTATACTCTTGAAAACACCCGAAGGATCGACTCCGTTTTTTCGATCAGCTACGCTGATGATATAGCAAAAGCTAAATCGATAATTATGAATGTGATCAATTCAAACGAAAAGATACTTAAAGATCCGGAAGTTATAATAGGCGTTAAGGAGCTTGGTGCAAGCTCAGTTAATATTGAATCCCGGGTATGGGTTAAAACAGATGACCTTGTTGAGCTGACATTTTTTATGAATGAAGCCGTAAAGAATGAGTTTGATAAAAACGGTATTTCAATACCCTTCCCGCAAATGGACGTTAACCTGAAGAAACAATAA
- a CDS encoding T9SS type A sorting domain-containing protein — protein sequence MKILKCFIVLLLMSSGLFSQSWMVQSNPGTGNIIAIQAFDTNLVYALTGTQVLKTTNGGTNWNIVFTAPPSRTFKNWQWDQPNVGNLWFTNWNQKFKTTDGGFNWTPYILPGVPNDMQYLNDTNNIYFIDNSQSFLYTTNSGSNWYSSSVSGFTINSLGSMYFVNQQTGFVNGGTSWTYLHRLLRTTDRGFTWTTNMASNTNGYEGGGDFKFFGNIGFHVSNRTYKTTNMGENWVILNNQSGGRNSLFMHDPQWGWLGKSDGLLKTTDGCSTWVNQNIGISGVSIYEVSFINYNTGWICGSSGHILKTTNGSGVTPPAQAPTLTSPPNNSTGQSITPLLQWNSVPNAVNYRVQVSIDVFNSTVLDYDTVSVTQLQVPPGFLNNNVLYYWRVTALNIGGQGPWSVVWNFRTGLVGINQTGNEIPSVYKLYNNYPNPFNPVTKIKFDIPQQSFTKLIIYDISGKEVSMLVNEQLNPGSYEADFDASKLPSGVYFYKISSGGYAQVKKMILVK from the coding sequence ATGAAAATTCTGAAATGTTTTATTGTTTTACTTTTAATGAGTTCTGGATTGTTTTCTCAATCCTGGATGGTGCAGTCAAATCCGGGTACAGGAAATATTATTGCAATACAGGCTTTTGATACTAACCTGGTATACGCGTTAACCGGTACTCAAGTTCTAAAAACTACCAATGGCGGAACAAACTGGAATATTGTTTTTACAGCCCCGCCCAGCAGAACTTTTAAGAATTGGCAATGGGATCAGCCTAATGTCGGGAATCTTTGGTTCACTAACTGGAATCAAAAATTTAAAACCACAGACGGAGGGTTTAACTGGACCCCTTATATATTACCGGGCGTACCGAATGATATGCAGTATTTAAACGATACTAATAATATATATTTCATAGATAATTCACAGAGCTTTTTGTATACTACAAATTCAGGTTCAAACTGGTATTCATCAAGTGTATCCGGATTTACGATAAACTCTTTGGGTAGTATGTATTTTGTTAATCAACAAACTGGTTTTGTTAACGGCGGAACCAGCTGGACTTATCTTCACAGACTATTGAGAACAACTGATCGTGGTTTTACCTGGACAACAAATATGGCAAGCAACACAAATGGCTATGAAGGAGGTGGAGATTTTAAGTTTTTCGGGAATATCGGTTTTCATGTTTCAAACAGAACTTATAAAACAACCAATATGGGAGAAAACTGGGTTATATTAAATAATCAATCAGGAGGCAGAAATTCACTTTTTATGCACGACCCGCAATGGGGTTGGCTGGGTAAATCAGACGGATTATTAAAAACTACTGATGGATGCTCAACTTGGGTAAATCAAAACATTGGTATATCAGGTGTTTCAATTTATGAGGTATCTTTTATAAATTATAATACAGGCTGGATTTGCGGATCATCAGGACATATACTTAAAACAACAAACGGAAGCGGTGTCACTCCGCCTGCACAGGCACCTACATTAACTTCACCTCCCAATAACTCTACGGGTCAAAGTATAACTCCTTTACTGCAATGGAATTCTGTTCCAAATGCAGTAAATTACCGGGTTCAGGTTTCTATAGATGTTTTTAATTCTACAGTACTTGATTATGATACGGTTTCAGTAACTCAGCTGCAGGTACCTCCGGGATTTTTAAACAATAATGTACTTTATTACTGGAGAGTTACTGCTTTGAACATAGGAGGTCAAGGTCCCTGGTCAGTTGTATGGAATTTCCGTACAGGTTTGGTTGGAATTAACCAAACAGGAAATGAAATACCTTCTGTTTACAAATTGTATAATAATTATCCGAACCCGTTCAATCCTGTAACAAAAATAAAGTTTGATATTCCGCAGCAATCATTCACCAAACTGATAATTTATGATATTAGCGGGAAGGAAGTATCAATGCTTGTGAATGAACAATTAAACCCGGGGAGCTATGAAGCGGATTTTGACGCATCAAAATTACCAAGCGGTGTTTATTTTTATAAGATAAGTTCCGGAGGATATGCGCAGGTTAAGAAGATGATCCTGGTAAAATAA
- a CDS encoding mannose-1-phosphate guanylyltransferase, whose amino-acid sequence MKSYAIVMAGGVGARFWPYGTSKLPKQFLPIANSSDTMLQLTIKRLKDIVPIEQVFIITNKQYIDLVKKQLPRIPKENIIGEPVGRNTAPCIGLASTILKQYDEKAKMFVVPADHLIENVDEFTKVVNTGLKFVEQNDSIVTLGIVPSHPETGYGYIQFIEDAFYKSEKSDVNIYRVKTFAEKPSLDVAKVFLESGDFLWNSGMFIFRADTMLKQMSDLLPDLHHQLLKIEKSIHTQKYQSVLEQVFAEIKSISIDYGIMEKAKNVYVIKADLKWSDLGSWDEVSRLKNKDKNNNSVIGDSFIKDSHNNLIMSPKGFVGVIGVDDLIIIDTKDGLLVCKKDRSQEVKEIVDYLKRKGLSDYI is encoded by the coding sequence ATGAAATCATATGCTATAGTTATGGCCGGGGGGGTTGGAGCCAGGTTCTGGCCTTACGGAACATCAAAGCTGCCAAAACAGTTTTTGCCTATCGCTAATTCAAGCGATACTATGCTTCAGCTTACTATTAAAAGGCTGAAAGATATTGTGCCGATCGAACAGGTATTCATAATTACAAATAAACAATATATCGATCTTGTTAAAAAGCAGCTTCCCAGAATCCCGAAAGAAAACATTATTGGTGAGCCTGTCGGCAGAAACACAGCTCCTTGTATAGGGCTGGCTTCTACTATCTTAAAACAGTATGATGAAAAAGCCAAAATGTTCGTTGTTCCCGCCGATCATTTAATTGAAAACGTTGATGAATTCACGAAGGTTGTTAATACAGGACTAAAGTTTGTGGAACAGAACGATTCAATTGTAACCCTTGGCATTGTGCCTTCGCACCCTGAAACTGGTTATGGATATATCCAGTTCATTGAAGACGCATTTTATAAATCAGAAAAAAGTGATGTGAATATTTACAGGGTTAAAACATTTGCTGAAAAACCCTCGCTTGATGTTGCCAAAGTATTTCTTGAAAGCGGTGATTTTTTATGGAACAGCGGAATGTTCATTTTCAGGGCAGATACAATGCTTAAGCAAATGAGCGACCTGCTTCCTGACCTGCATCACCAGCTTTTGAAAATTGAAAAATCAATTCATACCCAGAAATATCAAAGCGTGCTCGAACAGGTCTTTGCCGAAATTAAAAGTATTTCCATTGATTACGGTATAATGGAAAAAGCTAAAAATGTATATGTGATTAAGGCAGATCTTAAATGGAGCGACCTCGGAAGCTGGGATGAAGTATCCAGGCTTAAAAATAAGGATAAAAATAATAATTCTGTTATCGGAGACAGCTTTATTAAAGATTCCCATAATAACCTTATAATGTCCCCTAAAGGTTTTGTGGGTGTTATCGGGGTTGATGACCTCATAATAATAGATACAAAAGACGGCCTGCTTGTCTGCAAAAAAGACAGGTCACAGGAAGTAAAAGAAATTGTTGATTATTTAAAAAGAAAGGGACTTAGCGATTATATATGA
- a CDS encoding DUF4292 domain-containing protein, whose product MFKITHVFFILLIFWVYSVNSQENQDSTLTPEETVPLTEDSTQVTETDPVKIEISRIIKEVNSRSKEIDNIISTGEIKIKTPKIDETGDIEIHVKKKDDLWFKIEGPLGIDAAVAHFNRDRFTFFDDLNDVVTTGSTTILNIGTLTKIRCTFDDMLNSFSGTVRISKGKKDELAMTEEGGQYVLSLKRGTITRKYWVDKDNYFVYKYMYISKTGQTLISFEFSNFSYSGTSTYARKVEIRRPKQNEYFRLTMENVSLNQGYLDFKVDYPYGDVKIRNWK is encoded by the coding sequence ATGTTTAAAATAACTCATGTTTTTTTCATTCTTTTAATATTTTGGGTTTATAGCGTTAACTCACAGGAAAACCAGGATTCTACACTAACACCTGAAGAAACAGTTCCTCTAACGGAGGACTCCACTCAGGTCACTGAAACAGATCCGGTAAAAATTGAAATATCACGGATAATCAAAGAAGTTAACTCCCGCTCAAAAGAAATAGATAATATCATTTCAACGGGTGAAATTAAAATCAAGACCCCGAAAATTGATGAAACGGGAGATATAGAAATTCACGTAAAGAAAAAAGATGACCTATGGTTCAAAATAGAAGGTCCCCTTGGAATTGACGCGGCAGTTGCACATTTTAACCGGGACAGGTTTACTTTTTTTGATGACCTGAACGATGTTGTGACAACAGGCTCAACAACAATACTTAACATAGGCACACTTACAAAGATAAGATGTACATTTGACGATATGCTGAATTCATTTTCAGGGACCGTCAGAATATCAAAAGGAAAAAAAGATGAGCTGGCTATGACTGAAGAAGGCGGACAATACGTACTTTCTTTAAAGCGAGGAACAATTACACGCAAATACTGGGTAGATAAAGATAATTACTTTGTATATAAATATATGTACATAAGCAAAACGGGTCAGACCCTGATCTCGTTTGAGTTCTCTAATTTTTCATATTCAGGTACCAGCACTTACGCGCGTAAAGTTGAAATACGCAGACCCAAGCAAAATGAATACTTCAGGCTTACAATGGAAAATGTGAGCCTTAACCAGGGCTACCTGGATTTTAAAGTTGACTATCCATATGGTGATGTAAAAATAAGGAACTGGAAATAA
- the alr gene encoding alanine racemase — protein MNPTRAEIDFSKLAFNVEQIRRHIHGEYPKRKIKICGVVKANAYGHGIEEISKKLVDLGIDFLGVANYDEAIRLRKLIPDTPILVFGTLIHSKLEPAKYVSILHKHDLTATVASYDTAKFLNDYSRKFKSKFKIHIEVDTGMRRIGLDYKSALKTIQQISALKYIELEGIFTHFASSEEKNKSFSKLQLKRFNRLLGELKKSGIEIPIIHSANSGAVLDLKESYFNMVRPGLLLYGYYPGNGVRNKIKLKPIMNLKSKVTFIKKISEGESVSYGRKYFARQNEFIGSIPIGYGDGYQRLLTNKAKVLINKKLYRQAGAVTMDWIMVELGKRYNIKIGDDVLLMGEENGINIGADKLAKICGKIPYEMICAVADRVERVYLNG, from the coding sequence TTGAATCCTACCCGGGCTGAAATAGATTTCTCAAAGCTTGCTTTTAATGTTGAGCAGATAAGGCGGCACATTCACGGTGAATATCCGAAACGGAAGATCAAAATTTGCGGTGTTGTTAAGGCTAATGCTTACGGGCATGGTATTGAAGAAATAAGCAAAAAGCTGGTTGATCTCGGAATTGACTTCCTTGGCGTGGCAAATTATGATGAAGCTATCAGGCTGAGAAAGCTTATACCTGATACTCCTATACTTGTTTTCGGTACGCTAATACATTCAAAGCTTGAACCGGCAAAGTATGTTTCTATATTGCATAAGCATGATCTTACAGCTACTGTTGCTTCTTATGATACGGCGAAATTTCTTAATGATTACAGCAGGAAATTTAAAAGTAAGTTCAAGATCCATATCGAAGTTGATACCGGGATGAGGCGTATAGGGCTTGATTATAAAAGCGCTTTAAAAACCATTCAGCAGATATCCGCCTTAAAGTATATTGAGCTTGAAGGGATATTTACACATTTTGCCTCATCTGAAGAGAAAAATAAATCATTTTCAAAGTTGCAGCTTAAAAGGTTCAACAGGCTGCTTGGTGAGCTTAAAAAGTCAGGTATAGAAATTCCGATAATTCATTCAGCTAACAGCGGTGCTGTTCTTGATCTGAAAGAATCATATTTTAATATGGTCAGGCCGGGATTACTGTTATACGGGTACTACCCGGGCAATGGAGTTAGGAATAAGATTAAGCTTAAGCCAATAATGAATTTAAAGTCAAAAGTAACTTTCATAAAAAAGATAAGCGAAGGCGAAAGTGTATCTTACGGAAGAAAATATTTTGCCAGGCAAAATGAGTTTATCGGATCTATACCGATTGGTTATGGTGACGGGTACCAGCGTCTGTTAACCAATAAAGCAAAGGTTCTTATCAACAAAAAGCTTTACAGGCAGGCCGGTGCAGTTACTATGGACTGGATTATGGTAGAGCTTGGCAAACGATATAATATCAAAATTGGTGACGATGTGCTTTTAATGGGTGAAGAAAACGGCATAAATATCGGAGCGGATAAACTGGCAAAGATATGCGGAAAAATTCCGTATGAAATGATTTGCGCTGTTGCAGACAGGGTCGAAAGAGTATATCTAAACGGATAA
- a CDS encoding aspartate ammonia-lyase → MKTGKTRSRIEKDSLGEIEIPYDAYYGVQTQRAVRNFPVSGWKAHPVMIDAYVYIKKAAAMTNAELGLLNKKVAAAIIKAADEVLSGKHREHFVVDVYQAGAGTSHNMNTNEVLANRGVELMGGKRGDYKLINPNDHVNMAQSTNDTFPTAMRLASLIMAQRLMPVIKHFQKTLEKKAKQFSKVIKSGRTHLQDAAPITLGQEFEGYAEIVSRHYDLILSSQKHLADLGIGGTAVGTGLNTHAKYRSLMAKNLSKVSGLKLRPTKNYFESMQSMMPFMELSSAINNFAIDMTKITNDLRLLASGPTTGFAEIIMPAVQPGSSIMPGKVNPSMAEMMNQVLYQVMGNNHTVMMCSQAGQLELNVMMPVMIFNIVWMIEILKNALKAFDDKCVAGLIADEKKCRDYAEKSISIVTALNPIIGYARAAEIAKESVKTHRSIMDVIRSKNIMPEKELNKVLDLMKLTKPGL, encoded by the coding sequence ATGAAAACCGGCAAAACAAGGTCAAGAATTGAAAAAGATTCACTCGGAGAAATTGAAATTCCTTACGACGCATATTACGGAGTGCAGACTCAAAGAGCAGTACGTAATTTTCCTGTAAGCGGGTGGAAAGCTCACCCCGTTATGATAGACGCTTATGTTTACATTAAAAAAGCTGCCGCTATGACTAATGCAGAGCTTGGTCTTTTAAATAAAAAAGTAGCTGCTGCAATTATTAAAGCTGCCGATGAAGTTCTAAGCGGTAAACACCGCGAGCATTTTGTAGTTGATGTTTACCAGGCTGGTGCAGGTACATCTCATAATATGAATACAAACGAAGTGCTTGCTAACCGCGGTGTGGAATTGATGGGCGGAAAGCGCGGAGACTATAAGCTGATAAATCCGAATGACCATGTCAACATGGCGCAGTCAACCAATGATACTTTCCCTACAGCTATGAGGCTTGCATCACTCATAATGGCTCAAAGGCTTATGCCGGTAATAAAACATTTTCAGAAAACCCTTGAGAAAAAAGCCAAACAATTTTCAAAAGTCATAAAATCAGGCAGAACACACCTGCAGGATGCAGCGCCTATCACACTTGGGCAGGAATTTGAAGGCTATGCTGAAATTGTTTCAAGACATTATGACCTCATACTTTCTTCACAGAAACATCTCGCAGATCTTGGCATTGGCGGAACTGCAGTAGGTACCGGATTAAACACACATGCTAAATACCGCAGCCTGATGGCTAAGAATTTATCAAAAGTATCAGGTTTAAAGCTGCGGCCTACTAAAAATTATTTTGAATCCATGCAAAGCATGATGCCGTTTATGGAGCTTTCAAGCGCTATAAATAATTTCGCGATTGATATGACCAAGATCACAAACGATCTCCGTTTGCTGGCATCAGGTCCCACAACAGGATTTGCAGAAATTATTATGCCTGCAGTGCAGCCCGGTTCTTCAATAATGCCGGGTAAGGTAAATCCTTCAATGGCAGAAATGATGAACCAGGTTCTTTACCAGGTTATGGGCAATAACCATACTGTAATGATGTGCTCACAGGCGGGTCAATTGGAATTGAACGTAATGATGCCTGTTATGATATTTAATATAGTATGGATGATCGAGATACTTAAAAACGCTCTCAAGGCTTTTGATGATAAATGTGTTGCCGGTCTTATAGCAGATGAAAAGAAATGCCGTGACTATGCCGAAAAATCCATAAGCATAGTTACAGCCCTGAACCCGATTATCGGGTATGCCAGAGCCGCTGAAATTGCCAAAGAATCAGTTAAGACACACCGCTCTATAATGGATGTTATACGTTCAAAAAATATTATGCCTGAAAAAGAATTGAATAAGGTTTTAGACCTGATGAAATTAACCAAACCCGGACTGTAA
- the mce gene encoding methylmalonyl-CoA epimerase, translated as MINKISHLGIAVKDLKTASETYKKLLQSEPSEMEYVAEQKVNVVKFTIGESTIELLEGTSADSPISKFIEKRGEGIHHIAYESDDVKTDLKRLDSEGFELINKEPRIGSDNMLIAFVNPKSIGGVLTEVCQH; from the coding sequence ATGATAAACAAGATCTCTCACCTGGGAATTGCTGTTAAAGACCTTAAAACTGCATCAGAAACTTACAAAAAGCTTCTGCAGTCTGAACCTTCTGAAATGGAATATGTAGCTGAACAGAAGGTAAATGTTGTTAAATTTACAATCGGAGAGTCAACCATAGAGCTGCTGGAAGGAACATCAGCGGATTCTCCAATTTCAAAATTCATAGAAAAACGCGGAGAAGGAATTCATCATATAGCATATGAATCTGATGATGTTAAAACAGATCTTAAAAGGCTTGATAGTGAAGGATTTGAGCTTATAAATAAAGAACCGCGAATTGGATCTGATAACATGCTGATCGCATTTGTAAATCCAAAATCAATCGGCGGTGTTTTAACAGAAGTCTGCCAGCATTAA